Part of the Longimicrobium sp. genome is shown below.
CATCCGCCCCAGCAGCAGCGCGGAGGCCAGCGTGGCCGCCGAGAACAGGTTCCAGGCGACGGGGTCGGAGAGCGCCGGGTCGGCCAGCGGAGGCACCCGCAGCTCGGCGGCCCCCGATGCCAGGTCCACCATCCCGTAGAATCCCAGCGTCCCGTCCAGCACGGCGCGGTCGCCCTCCAGCCACGCGGCTACGTCGCCCATCCGCAGGGTAGGCGCGGCGGACGACGGCGCGCCAACCGCGGACCCGCCGGACGCGAGAACGCGGACCACGGCACCGGCCGGATCCGCGGGAGTGTCTTCGGGAAGCAGGGGAATCCACAGCGAGGCGGCGCGCAGGAGCTCCGGGACGACCTCCATCCGAAGCGCGCCGTCGTGCAGCAGCGAGCGGGCGATCACGCCGGGCGCGTCAGCCCTTGATGGAAAAGGCCCGCATGGCGTCGGGCGCGGGGGGCTCGGCGGCGGGGTCGGGCACCACCCAGGCGTGGGCCAGGATCTGGCCGGAGCCCTCGCTCCTCACGCCGATGCGCACCACCGCCGGAACGCCGTACCGCCGCAGCACCAGGCACTCCGCCACGCTGCGGTACAGGCAGGTGCGCTTCCACGGCAGGCCGGGAACGCGTGCCAGCACAGTCACGGTCGCCAGCGCCGCACGCACCGCGCCTCTCGGGGGGCGTGCGCCCGGCCGCGCGGCCGCGGGTTCGCGCAGCAGCTCCGTCCACCGGCGGCCGTGCAGCCACAGGGGAACGCGCAGCCCCGCCCACACCCCGCTGAACGCGGCATCGGCCAGCTGCATCACCCCTGCCCGTCGTCGGCGGGAGATACCAGGCGGCGCTCCGCCAGCTCGGCCAGCAGGCCGTCGACGGCCGCGGCCGCGTCGGCGCGCTCCACTTCGAACTGGGCGCACAGGTCGTCCACCAGGGCGTCACGGCCCAGTCCGCGCTCCAGGCCCTTGAAGACGGCCGCCGCCGTGGCGTTCAGGCGGTAGTAGTCCTTGGTGTCCATGTGCAGCAGCACCGCCTCCCCTTCCAGGTGGGCGGCCAGCACGTCGTCGGGAACGCGGTATTCCTGTTCGTCGGTCATGTCGTCGGGTGCAGCCGGGGCCGGCGGCCTAGAAGACGCTGCTGCCCGGGTTGCTCACGTCGCCGCCGCCATTGATCGCGGCGCCGGTCGCCAGCG
Proteins encoded:
- a CDS encoding PqqD family protein; protein product: MTDEQEYRVPDDVLAAHLEGEAVLLHMDTKDYYRLNATAAAVFKGLERGLGRDALVDDLCAQFEVERADAAAAVDGLLAELAERRLVSPADDGQG
- a CDS encoding lasso peptide biosynthesis B2 protein, with product MQLADAAFSGVWAGLRVPLWLHGRRWTELLREPAAARPGARPPRGAVRAALATVTVLARVPGLPWKRTCLYRSVAECLVLRRYGVPAVVRIGVRSEGSGQILAHAWVVPDPAAEPPAPDAMRAFSIKG